GATGGGCTCCGGTTTCAAGGCCGTGGTGGTGAACATAAAGAACGGCTCGAAGCTTTGGATTTCCACTTGCCGGTTGCGCAGGGTGCGCTTCAGGGTCTGCCAGACGCCCGGTTCTACCAGCGCATCCAAGGCGTTGAGCACCAGGAAACCGCCATTGGCGCGCAGGAAGGAGCCTGCCTTGATCCTGGTAAAGTCGGCGCGCCACATGCCGCGGCCGTCTGCCACCCGTTCGATGGTGCCGAAAAGGTTCTGATAGGTGGGTGAATTCTCGAAGATGACCGGCGCCCCCTTGGTCTCGGCGTTGTCGACGATGAGGTTGACCTGGTAGTCCAGGAAAGGGTCAACGCCCCCGGATGAGTCGCGCTCGCCCTCACCATCCGTCCTGCGGAAAAGGTCCAGTCGCTCCATGATGCTCTCTTGCACGTCGTCCAAGTAGCGATGCACCTTTTCGTCTTTGTATTTCTCCTTCAGGTCGGCAATCACCGGCGCGACCAGGTCGTGGGCAAAGTGGGCGTCAAGTTCGCTTAGCTTCTGACGCAGCGCAGCCTGGTTCTTGCGCAGCTCTTTCAGCACGTTGGGCAGTTCTTTGAGCAGCTCCGGATATGCCTTCTTGAGCCGGGCGGCGTTGGCTTCTGGCAGTCGGTTTTGGGCCACCAGCAAGTCGAGCTGTTCCATTGGCACAGGCGAGCCTTCGATGATTGGCACGAGGTCAGGCTTGGTTATTGGTCCCACCTGTACCTGGATGACGGCAAAGCCCTCCTTGCGTGCCCGTGCCTCGAATGCCTCGACCACTTTGCGGTCCTGCTCACCATACGAATCGAGCAGGCGCTGGCGACGCTGGGCGTATTGGTCGCTCTCGAAGAGTTGGGGGATCTGCTTGCGCAGCGCGGCGATGGCCTCCGCCATGTCCTTACGAAAAGCCCTGCCCTTTCCTGCCGGCAGACTAATGGCCATCGGGGCATCGGGGTTCTTGAAATTGTTCACGTACAGCTTGTCATCGGGAATGGCTTTGCCACGGCGGCTCGCCAGAAGGTGGCGCACGGTGGTGGTGCGGCCTGTCCCCGCCTGGCCAGTTACGAAGATGTTGTAGCCCACGCTGCTGATGTCCAATCCCATGCGGAGGGCCTGCACCGCGCGATCTTGCCCCAGAATCTTCTCTGCGATGGAGACTTCTGCAGTTGAGGAAAACGGCAGAGTTGCCGGATCACAGTGCCAGCGGAGGCGTTCGACTGGCACCTCCTCGAACTGTGGCTTCTTCATGGTTCCCTCCGACAAAGATGGCACCATGCCAACGAATCCCTGCCCATGATGCGCGGGTTCGCCACGGGCGACGACCCGGCAAGGCGATGGCGCCTGTCCAGTCTCTTTGCCACGCGTGTCATTGCACCTTCACCTGCACGGCGAAGACTACCCTCACTGCGCGTTCCTTGACTGACCATCCCTGGGCTTGTTCCTCGAACACGTTGCGACCGGTGTAGTCGCTCAGGCCAAAGTCCACCGACAGGTCGAAGCTCACGGGGGACGATTGTATGCCCGCGCCGGCCGAAAAAGCCAGCCCGCGGATGGGATCCCCACGGTGGTCGGGTCGTTCAGTCGCGAACTGACGCTCCAGCCGCGGGTCGGTGTGAAAGCCGACGCGTACGGGGAGAACCACCTCTTTGACGGGGACTAAGTACTCCAGCCCCACATGGAGGCTATTGGCATCAGCGAGAGGCAAGCCAGGAACCGTTATGGCCGAATCCAATGACGCCCTGGACCAGGTTGCCCAATGGAAGTCGAAGGCCAAACAGAGCCGTTGCGAAGGTCGCACGGCCGCGCCTATGGTGAAAAACATAGGCACCTTCAGGTTGAGGTCGGGGCTGGTGCTGTCGACTCCGTTTGTCACTAAAGTCGGGCGCACAAAGGTGAGCGTGTGCGGAAGGGAGAGCTTCAGCCCTATGTCCAAGAAGCGGCTCACGGTGGCTGTGCTCCCCACGTCGAGGGAAAAGCCGGAGAACTTGTTCTCCCGCCGCCAGCTTTCTTGCTGCCGTTCCACGCCCTCCTCGGCGGTGCGATCTGCCCATTCCACGCGTTGTCGGCCCGAGAGGAAGTTGATGGTGACACCCGCTGCCAAGCGGTTGTTCAGCTCGGCACCCAGGGCGGCCGACAGCGCATAGAGGCCTCCCGTGCTGGTTTGCTCGACATCGCGGTAGTTGTTGATAGGAAACTCGTGACCAACAATTCGCCTGAACAAGGTGGAGCGCCCAAAGTCCACCATGCCGCGCACCGCCAGTGCCCCTGTGATGCGGCGGCGCACAGTGCTGACGGGGAACACGATGCCCACATATTCGGGGACGAGATTGGAGCCGAGAGACCCTTCCAGCGAAACGTCGGCAGGGAGGGGCGAGCTCGGTTGCACTGAGAGCACGCCGAAGGTGAAGCGCCCGACGACCAACGCTTGCGAGCCAGCAATGCGGGATAGGGCGGCGGGGTTAACGGCAGCCGCCATGCCGTCGCTGACAACCGCGACGCACGCGCCGCCCATTCCGAGTGCGCGCGCCCCGTTCCCCACGGCAACAGGGGCGAAATAGCTGAGATCGTATTGCTGGGGAAAGCAAGCCCCGACCAACGCCGTCGTAAGCAAGGCAGCGCCGATGCCCCAGCCTTTAGAAAAACTTGTTCTTTTTCCCCTGCGATCCGGCATGTGCCCTTGCCTCAATCTCCTCCCTTCGATGCACTGTTGGCTCAGTAGACTCATTCCTCTGAGAACCTACTCGGATTCGCAACTGATGACCGCGTGTACCTTGTGATCTTTCAATTTCTCCCTCCCGTGGAGAAAAGTGAGCTCGATGAGGAATGAGACGCCGACTACGACCCCGCCGAGGCGCTCCACAAGGCGCACCGCTGCAGCCGTCGT
The sequence above is a segment of the Calditrichota bacterium genome. Coding sequences within it:
- a CDS encoding AAA family ATPase, giving the protein MKKPQFEEVPVERLRWHCDPATLPFSSTAEVSIAEKILGQDRAVQALRMGLDISSVGYNIFVTGQAGTGRTTTVRHLLASRRGKAIPDDKLYVNNFKNPDAPMAISLPAGKGRAFRKDMAEAIAALRKQIPQLFESDQYAQRRQRLLDSYGEQDRKVVEAFEARARKEGFAVIQVQVGPITKPDLVPIIEGSPVPMEQLDLLVAQNRLPEANAARLKKAYPELLKELPNVLKELRKNQAALRQKLSELDAHFAHDLVAPVIADLKEKYKDEKVHRYLDDVQESIMERLDLFRRTDGEGERDSSGGVDPFLDYQVNLIVDNAETKGAPVIFENSPTYQNLFGTIERVADGRGMWRADFTRIKAGSFLRANGGFLVLNALDALVEPGVWQTLKRTLRNRQVEIQSFEPFFMFTTTALKPEPI